In Pseudocalidococcus azoricus BACA0444, a single window of DNA contains:
- the gyrA gene encoding DNA gyrase subunit A — protein sequence MTFASDATPERIIPTELREEISRSYLEYAMSVIVGRALPDARDGLKPVHRRILYAMHELGLSADRPFRKCARVVGEVLGKYHPHGDTAVYDALVRMAQDFSMRHPLINGHGNFGSIDNDPPAAMRYTECRLQALTSDALLQDIEQETVDFGDNFDGSQQEPLVMPARIPQLLLNGSSGIAVGMATNIPPHNLGEIIDGVTALIANPEITDQELMQYIPGPDFPTGAQILGRAGIRDAYLTGRGSVTMRAVANIETLENPGRPSREAIIITELPYQTNKAALMEKIAELVNDKKLEGISDIRDESDRDGLRMVIELKRDAYPRVVLNNLFKQTPLQMNFGANMLALVNGEPQLLTLKRFLEVFLEFREEAIARRTRYNLRKAEERDHLLQGLLIALENLDAVIHLIRNSGDTALARQELMQVYGLSEPQADAILQMQLRRLTALEAEKIEREHEDLQAQIADLQDILQRRERVLDIIAIEIAQIKTKYASPRRSIIIQDDGELLTKDLIANEKSVILVTQQGYIKRMPVDTFEAQSRDGRGRKGAQIKEDDGVEHFFGCNDHDQILFFSDRGVVYGLPAYQIPIGSRNARGTPIVQMLPIPREEKITSVIAVQEFTEDEYLVMLTTKGYIKKTALAAFSNIRSNGLIAISLEEGDQLRWVRRAKVSDSIIIGSRAGMAIHFRASHAQLRPLGRATRGVKSMALRAGDELVGMDIIPAEVVATFADQAESEAPETEDTEAVTSYPGPWVLVVTTNGFGKRVPVNQFRLQNRAGLGLMATKFKSKTTADHLAALRVVNLDDELMIVTSRGIIIRQAVNVISSQSRLATGVRLQRLDEDDVIVTAAIVPPGSIEAEGTGEGN from the coding sequence ATGACATTTGCCTCGGATGCCACACCTGAGCGGATTATTCCAACGGAGCTACGGGAAGAAATTTCTCGTTCCTACCTTGAATATGCCATGAGCGTAATTGTTGGGCGGGCGTTACCGGATGCTCGTGATGGTCTTAAGCCTGTTCATCGGCGTATCTTGTATGCCATGCATGAATTGGGCTTAAGTGCGGATCGGCCGTTTCGGAAATGCGCCCGGGTGGTGGGGGAAGTTCTCGGTAAATATCACCCCCACGGCGATACGGCGGTTTACGATGCCCTCGTGCGGATGGCCCAAGACTTTTCAATGCGACATCCCCTCATCAATGGTCATGGGAATTTTGGCTCCATTGACAACGATCCCCCCGCCGCAATGCGATATACGGAATGTCGGCTCCAGGCCCTAACCAGTGACGCGCTCCTCCAAGACATCGAACAGGAAACCGTTGACTTTGGCGATAACTTTGATGGCTCCCAACAAGAACCTCTCGTCATGCCAGCCCGGATTCCCCAGTTATTGCTCAATGGCTCCTCTGGGATTGCGGTCGGGATGGCCACCAATATTCCGCCCCATAACCTCGGCGAAATCATTGATGGGGTCACCGCCTTAATTGCCAATCCGGAGATTACCGACCAGGAGTTGATGCAATATATTCCCGGCCCCGACTTTCCCACCGGCGCGCAAATTTTAGGCCGAGCTGGGATTCGAGATGCCTATCTGACCGGGCGCGGCTCTGTAACAATGCGGGCCGTAGCAAACATTGAAACCTTAGAAAACCCAGGCCGGCCGTCACGGGAAGCGATCATCATCACCGAATTGCCCTACCAGACCAACAAAGCCGCCTTGATGGAGAAAATTGCCGAACTGGTCAACGACAAAAAACTGGAGGGCATTTCCGATATTCGCGATGAAAGCGACCGGGATGGCTTGCGGATGGTGATTGAACTGAAGCGAGATGCTTACCCTAGAGTTGTTCTGAATAACCTGTTTAAGCAAACGCCGCTGCAAATGAACTTTGGGGCCAATATGCTGGCTCTGGTCAACGGCGAACCCCAACTCCTGACACTCAAGCGATTTTTAGAAGTCTTTTTAGAGTTTCGGGAAGAAGCCATTGCCCGCCGCACCCGTTACAACCTCCGCAAAGCCGAAGAACGGGATCATTTGCTCCAAGGGTTATTGATTGCCTTGGAAAACTTGGATGCGGTGATTCACTTAATTCGGAACTCTGGGGATACAGCCCTAGCCCGACAAGAACTGATGCAAGTCTATGGACTCAGTGAACCCCAGGCCGATGCGATTCTCCAGATGCAACTGCGGCGACTGACAGCCCTGGAAGCGGAAAAAATTGAACGGGAACACGAAGACCTCCAGGCCCAGATTGCGGATTTACAGGACATTCTCCAACGCCGGGAACGAGTTCTGGACATCATTGCCATCGAAATTGCCCAAATCAAGACCAAATACGCTTCTCCCCGCCGCTCAATCATTATTCAAGACGATGGCGAACTCCTGACCAAAGACCTAATTGCCAATGAAAAATCAGTCATTTTAGTCACCCAGCAGGGCTATATCAAGCGGATGCCTGTGGATACCTTCGAGGCCCAAAGCCGAGATGGCCGCGGCCGCAAAGGAGCCCAAATTAAAGAGGATGACGGGGTTGAGCATTTCTTTGGCTGCAATGACCATGACCAGATTCTATTTTTCAGTGATCGGGGGGTAGTCTATGGGCTGCCAGCCTATCAAATCCCGATTGGTTCCCGGAATGCCCGTGGCACACCGATTGTCCAAATGTTGCCGATTCCCCGGGAAGAAAAAATTACCTCCGTGATTGCCGTCCAAGAATTTACTGAAGATGAATACTTGGTGATGCTGACTACTAAGGGCTACATCAAAAAAACGGCCCTAGCTGCCTTTAGTAACATTCGCTCCAATGGCTTAATTGCAATCTCCCTGGAAGAAGGGGATCAGTTGCGTTGGGTCCGGCGGGCTAAGGTCTCAGATAGCATTATCATTGGTTCTCGGGCGGGGATGGCAATTCATTTCCGGGCCAGTCACGCACAACTGCGACCCTTAGGTCGCGCCACCCGTGGGGTGAAATCCATGGCTTTGCGGGCTGGGGATGAACTGGTGGGGATGGATATTATTCCGGCGGAAGTTGTGGCTACCTTTGCGGATCAGGCCGAGTCTGAAGCCCCCGAAACCGAAGACACGGAAGCCGTCACCAGCTATCCCGGCCCTTGGGTCTTAGTCGTGACCACGAATGGCTTTGGTAAACGGGTTCCGGTGAATCAGTTCCGCTTGCAAAATCGGGCGGGCCTGGGGCTGATGGCCACTAAGTTCAAATCCAAAACTACGGCGGATCACTTGGCGGCTTTGCGGGTCGTGAACCTGGATGATGAACTGATGATTGTCACTAGTCGCGGGATCATTATCCGCCAGGCCGTGAATGTTATTTCTTCTCAATCACGCTTAGCCACCGGAGTTCGCCTGCAACGATTAGATGAGGATGATGTGATTGTCACTGCGGCCATTGTTCCCCCCGGGAGTATCGAAGCCGAAGGAACAGGAGAGGGTAATTAA
- a CDS encoding M23 family metallopeptidase: MNRFLSQSRYPLIPGLVVTATIFSPVGAWGLEAQVSPSQAVLGDTLSVTITVVSPAGQAPMLQFGNKTYPAFPLADSRWRALIPTTPLDSPGRKTLTISDGETTRNLLVWVGNRSFPVQRIWLPPGKDNEGTALEFDQVDAFKALVTPEKLWQGRFVRPNAGPITTGYGVRRYYNGVFAEDYFHRGLDYAGPTGSPVVAAARGRVALVGREKDGFLIHGNVIGLDHGQGVLTIYLHLSQIRVNVGDLVNPGQVIGAVGSSGASTGPHLHWGLYVAGQSVDPRSWLTQGWD, from the coding sequence ATGAATCGCTTCTTGTCACAGTCTCGTTATCCCCTGATCCCAGGCCTGGTCGTCACTGCCACAATTTTTTCACCTGTCGGGGCCTGGGGGTTAGAGGCGCAAGTTAGTCCCAGTCAAGCGGTTTTAGGAGATACCCTGTCGGTCACTATTACAGTGGTAAGTCCAGCGGGGCAAGCTCCGATGCTCCAATTCGGGAACAAAACTTATCCGGCTTTTCCCTTGGCTGATAGTCGCTGGCGAGCCTTAATTCCAACAACTCCTTTGGATAGTCCTGGCCGGAAAACCTTGACGATTTCTGATGGGGAAACAACTCGTAATCTTCTCGTTTGGGTCGGGAATCGCAGTTTTCCAGTCCAACGCATTTGGCTACCTCCGGGGAAAGATAACGAGGGGACAGCTTTAGAATTTGATCAGGTGGATGCGTTCAAAGCCCTCGTGACTCCAGAAAAGCTGTGGCAAGGTCGGTTTGTGCGTCCCAATGCTGGCCCAATCACCACCGGCTATGGGGTAAGGCGATACTACAACGGGGTGTTTGCCGAGGACTATTTTCATCGTGGTTTGGATTATGCAGGCCCAACCGGCTCTCCAGTGGTAGCTGCTGCCCGCGGACGAGTTGCATTGGTGGGCCGAGAAAAAGATGGGTTTCTCATTCATGGGAATGTCATTGGCCTGGATCATGGGCAAGGCGTTTTAACAATTTATCTTCATCTCAGCCAAATTCGCGTGAACGTAGGGGATTTGGTCAATCCTGGACAGGTAATCGGCGCAGTTGGCAGTTCTGGAGCTTCGACCGGGCCACATTTGCATTGGGGCTTGTATGTGGCTGGCCAGTCCGTGGATCCCCGTTCATGGCTAACACAGGGGTGGGATTGA
- a CDS encoding DUF3288 family protein: MSVTSQKIQQHPQASQDRAISQRLLTEEPTDLNLVELARLRIRYQGFPGAADIKADLDQALARWQLSELELFARTRQLHQQGGLYKPRSSKKDDWT, encoded by the coding sequence ATGTCCGTAACGTCCCAGAAAATCCAACAACACCCCCAGGCCAGCCAAGATCGGGCCATCAGTCAACGGCTGTTAACGGAAGAGCCAACGGATTTGAATTTGGTGGAACTGGCCCGGCTGCGAATTCGCTATCAAGGATTTCCCGGAGCAGCGGATATTAAAGCCGATTTGGATCAAGCTCTGGCCCGCTGGCAACTCTCTGAACTAGAACTCTTTGCCCGGACGCGTCAACTCCATCAACAGGGGGGACTTTATAAACCTCGCAGCAGTAAAAAAGACGATTGGACATAA
- a CDS encoding alpha/beta hydrolase: MLWLVALLGLSIGVVGLAVYQVLATNRDRRTFQPPGALIEIEGKRLHYRVMGEGHPIIVVDSGQGGTHLDWQLVQPEVAKFTRIVTYDRAGYGWSDSGTEPRTAKQIVKELRQLLKEAGIAPPYILVGMSLSGLFTRFFAYQYPEEVAGMVLVDVTHERINERMPIAMVKLNERFDWLAIHVLPMMARIGLFRLLVLFDRLPLASDLFKKLPIAIKSAAQSIYAQTQFWQTLGQESAAFSVSIQQVEQARSKKLFPEIPLMVLSSGKPDFGGTQELLQIMQELHADLANESPQGVQIIAQKSGHAIQLDDPELVIDIIRQVVEKARCSSTA, from the coding sequence ATGCTATGGCTTGTTGCGCTCCTTGGATTATCGATTGGAGTAGTCGGTTTAGCAGTTTATCAGGTACTTGCTACAAACCGCGATCGCCGTACATTTCAACCGCCTGGAGCGTTGATTGAGATCGAGGGCAAGCGTCTGCATTATCGAGTCATGGGTGAAGGTCATCCGATAATTGTTGTTGATAGTGGACAGGGAGGCACTCATCTCGATTGGCAACTTGTGCAGCCTGAAGTTGCCAAATTTACGAGAATCGTGACCTACGATCGAGCGGGCTACGGTTGGAGTGACTCAGGTACAGAACCGCGCACGGCTAAACAAATCGTGAAGGAGTTACGGCAACTCTTGAAAGAAGCTGGAATTGCACCACCCTATATCTTAGTAGGCATGTCTTTGAGCGGTTTATTCACTCGTTTCTTTGCTTATCAGTACCCCGAAGAAGTAGCCGGAATGGTTTTAGTGGATGTGACGCATGAAAGAATAAATGAGCGAATGCCAATTGCAATGGTTAAATTGAACGAGCGATTCGACTGGTTGGCGATTCATGTGTTGCCGATGATGGCACGAATCGGCTTATTTCGTTTGCTTGTCCTATTTGATCGTTTACCGTTGGCATCCGATCTATTTAAGAAACTACCGATCGCCATAAAGTCTGCTGCTCAATCCATCTACGCTCAAACTCAATTTTGGCAAACCTTGGGGCAAGAATCGGCAGCATTTTCAGTTAGCATCCAGCAGGTTGAGCAAGCACGTAGCAAAAAACTATTTCCTGAAATTCCGTTAATGGTACTTTCCTCTGGAAAGCCAGACTTCGGTGGAACACAGGAGTTGCTTCAAATAATGCAGGAATTACATGCAGATCTAGCGAATGAGTCGCCCCAAGGCGTTCAAATTATTGCCCAGAAAAGTGGACATGCAATCCAATTGGACGATCCAGAATTAGTCATTGATATAATTCGCCAAGTTGTTGAAAAAGCGCGTTGTAGTAGCACCGCATAA
- a CDS encoding TolC family protein — MRYKTVSTRNKCFLAGMAIGFSPLISLMSPTEIVAANPMPGDNLFSEGYEIISTEPATATGSASIPTDSPISTGEDTPIAQAPPTPAPTELPLTTAEPSISTPALIPLNPNPDSLDLPIKASQVSLDLTKPITIAQAIEVATRNNLALKTAELQLRQARAALKETEASLYPSLGWQTTMGRGVSPTGQLISFPLNGQQQQQLQQQQLQQAQQQLAGQQQTASQILQNQLNRLQQRFQGPQITTFNDQQNLELQQLIQQLQTSATISALPPVFQPTTLSPLILNARSFNAIPGFASFATPNSSGGTIVGNTFNSTASLSYSLWTSGSRDGAIQAAREQVRLAELEVRRQLDQLTLDVVNDYLNAQQANVQQQIGQAAVTNAEISLRDAVAFERAGLGTMLDVLQAQVNVANAQQNLNQAQNLQVTSRRQLAQRLNIAENGNLTLADPVRVGPEWPLSLEDTITLAFKNRVELQQRIAQRNIALQNRRVALAAIQPQVSTFANFNVFDQLTDSVSPQYGYAVGLQFSMALFDGGNAKASAGRQESLAASASQQFASTRDEIRFQIERGYNTLVASKENIGTARTALTSATEGLRLARLRFQAGVGTQQEVTNAETTLTQAQGNLLTAILNYNRALALLERSVGYANETHDAQLSRTNSTN, encoded by the coding sequence ATGCGTTATAAAACCGTATCAACCAGAAATAAGTGTTTCCTGGCTGGGATGGCGATTGGGTTTAGCCCGCTGATCTCGCTGATGTCCCCAACAGAAATTGTCGCCGCAAATCCAATGCCTGGGGACAATTTATTCTCTGAAGGTTATGAAATTATCTCGACTGAGCCAGCAACCGCCACCGGGTCAGCCTCCATCCCCACCGACTCCCCTATTTCCACAGGTGAAGATACCCCCATTGCCCAGGCCCCCCCAACCCCAGCACCAACTGAGTTACCCCTAACAACCGCTGAACCGTCAATTTCCACTCCCGCCTTGATTCCCCTGAATCCAAATCCTGATTCCCTAGATTTGCCAATTAAGGCCAGCCAAGTTAGCCTCGATTTAACCAAACCAATCACAATCGCCCAGGCCATTGAAGTTGCAACTCGCAATAACTTAGCCTTGAAAACCGCTGAACTCCAACTGCGCCAAGCTCGGGCCGCGCTTAAGGAAACCGAAGCCAGTTTATATCCCAGTCTTGGCTGGCAAACCACGATGGGGCGGGGCGTGTCTCCTACGGGTCAGTTGATTAGTTTTCCCCTCAATGGCCAACAACAGCAGCAACTCCAGCAGCAACAACTCCAACAGGCCCAACAGCAACTGGCCGGCCAACAGCAGACCGCTAGCCAAATTCTGCAAAACCAGTTAAATCGTCTCCAGCAGCGGTTTCAGGGGCCACAAATTACCACCTTTAACGATCAACAAAACCTAGAGTTACAGCAGTTAATTCAGCAATTACAAACTAGTGCCACTATTTCAGCCCTGCCGCCTGTTTTTCAACCCACAACCCTCTCCCCACTGATCCTTAATGCTCGCAGTTTTAACGCGATTCCCGGCTTTGCTAGCTTTGCCACCCCTAACTCATCCGGCGGCACAATTGTTGGCAACACCTTTAATAGCACAGCCTCCCTTAGCTATAGTCTCTGGACTTCTGGGAGTCGGGATGGGGCGATTCAAGCGGCCCGCGAACAGGTGCGTTTGGCGGAACTAGAAGTCCGGCGGCAACTGGATCAACTCACCTTAGATGTGGTTAACGATTACCTCAATGCCCAGCAGGCCAATGTCCAGCAACAAATTGGCCAGGCCGCGGTTACCAATGCCGAAATTAGTTTACGCGATGCGGTGGCCTTTGAACGGGCAGGACTAGGAACAATGCTAGATGTTCTCCAAGCCCAAGTGAATGTAGCCAATGCCCAACAAAACCTCAACCAGGCCCAAAACCTGCAAGTGACTAGTCGGCGGCAACTCGCCCAACGCTTGAATATTGCTGAAAATGGGAATCTGACTCTTGCCGATCCAGTCCGAGTTGGCCCCGAATGGCCCTTATCCCTGGAGGACACCATCACCTTGGCCTTCAAAAACCGAGTTGAACTCCAACAACGGATTGCCCAACGAAATATTGCCCTCCAAAATCGCCGCGTTGCGCTGGCCGCCATTCAACCCCAAGTTAGTACCTTTGCCAACTTCAATGTTTTTGATCAACTCACGGACAGTGTTTCGCCCCAATATGGCTATGCGGTTGGATTGCAGTTCAGCATGGCTCTTTTTGATGGGGGTAATGCCAAAGCCAGTGCCGGCCGCCAAGAAAGTTTAGCCGCCAGTGCCTCGCAGCAGTTTGCCAGTACGCGGGATGAAATTCGGTTTCAAATTGAGCGGGGGTATAACACGCTTGTGGCGAGTAAAGAAAATATTGGCACTGCCCGAACAGCCCTGACCAGTGCGACAGAAGGACTTCGGTTAGCTCGTTTACGGTTCCAGGCCGGGGTGGGGACTCAACAGGAAGTCACTAATGCTGAAACCACCCTGACCCAGGCCCAAGGCAATTTGTTAACAGCAATCCTGAATTACAATCGGGCATTAGCTCTGCTGGAACGCTCAGTCGGATATGCTAACGAAACCCATGACGCTCAGTTAAGTAGAACTAATTCAACAAATTAA